Genomic segment of Esox lucius isolate fEsoLuc1 chromosome 15, fEsoLuc1.pri, whole genome shotgun sequence:
GATATGTTTACAGATTGGATGATATGACAtccattttaataaatgtagaTGCAAAGCAACAATGCAGATCACCCAATAAGGGATGTTCAATTATTAGGACGCCAGGTAGCATAGAAGTTAGTATCTGACCAGTAACGAAAGGTTGTTAGATCGAATCCTAGAGGCACTGGATCCTCATCACACCCTTGGTTGTTGCTGTATGTGAAAGTGTTCTAAATCAATTAGCTGGTATAATAAATTAGCATGGACAATTTAAGATTTTCAGATTGACACCCATCCttacatttgaaaatacttGACAAATCTGAACGCATTTCAAAGAAACACTTCTATTGGCATTTGTATAGGTCATTTTAAACTCACTTTTATCATTGAGTTAGCATTTAAGGGCAACTGCTTCATCTCAGGGGACCTGTCAAATGTCTACACATTTTGTCACATAATCAATCATGTCAGAGGCATTCCATAAAAATGGTAAGAGAAACTGCCTCAGGGAAAAAGTGTTCTAGGATGGACATCATCCTTAAAGGCATCCACTATTCTAATTTTCAACATGGTGGGACCTTCAACCTCACTGGCTGATCCGTCCTGATATACCAATTTGAGATGTGATCACAACCGGATCATCAATAGAGATCAGCCAGTTCATTGAATTGAAATTGATTACTTCAACATGTAGACGGCCTGAATAGTGCTGCCCTTCACAGACATTATAAGGCCTTGTTCCATCACCATCCATATTTCCGTTTTGGTCCAGAAAAATGAGGTGCAGAGATAAGATGTTCTTCAAGTTACGTTTTGTTGTATTTAGATAACAAATAAAGGAGATCTACCACATTGTTTTTGCAGACAATAACCTCTCACAGCAAACAAGCTACCTTTCCATTTACAGGCTGAATCCCAGGTGTCATAACATCCAAATCATATTCTCAGCTCTTGATAGTACATTTTCACATAGTAGATTTTTGACAGATGTCTTTATCCATGAATGTTTTTGTGACCTTGAAGGTGCAAAATTGTTAAAGACATTTCTGTCTTGAAATGAATAGAACTATGGAAATGATTACCgtctaacacacacaacagaagGAAATAAGAGTTGCTATGTGACGTCAtagatacatttacatacatttcattGCAACATGCAACTTCCAGCAGTGACTATTGAATGCATTTGTTCATGTACATCTGCAAGTGTAATCCGTCAAGTAGCATTTGATTAAATATAATATTAGATTGGTTTAACATTCAGTTGCTTCAGCAATCCAAATCATTTTATAAATGAAATGGAACAATAAGTAGTCATAACTGACATTCAGTGTCGTTTGGTGTAATTTCTGATTTGGGTCTGGCTAACAACCTTGGGAATCTCCTTCATGCCTCTGGATTGAGTGACAACCTATAACTATAAAACCCCCCAGACTGTTTCTTCCATTCAGGTATAATCTATTGCATTAGTGGGATATCTCAAGCATGCTGCTTGTAAAAGTGGGGAGAGATACGTTGAAATGGGATGTCAGCAAATGGGGTGGCAATGAATCAATTCCCTGTTTACCGAGGCATGTTAGCTGCGCTTCACAACAGCGTGATTGTCTGACTTCAAGAACGAGGAAGGATTGACAAAAGCGGATGGCTTTGTAAATTTCTTTATCTGAATTTAAAAAGCGGTTCTTTCAATCTGGAATTGATTTCAACTGCCTCTCACAGAAAAGAGCGTGTTGCCATAGCATAACGTTTTCTCCAACTGTGctctttaaacaaacatttcagaaacattAATCTGTTTATTTAAGCATAGATTATAGACAGATTACATGGACTTGCTTTCGATGCCAACCCTTTGTATTGATTTGATTGAACTTTTGTTAGTCCTCTCACGCCGTGGAAACGTCTCGTTTACAGGCCATTTACCAACTCAACTGTCCCAAACACACCTTCGTTCAGCCGAAGTCTACCGCTCACACACGTGTACGTCCACCCGGCGGCAAATCGAAAGGCTGTGGTGCTTCAGAATCCTAAACATTAACAGTGGACACAAAATCAATATTTCTCCAGCTAGATGGAACGCCTCGGATCGAGGCACTAACGTGCATATTTGTCTCAGTGGAGATTTCCCTTGGCTTCCTTTTAAGCTACTTTTAGAATATGTCATTTTGTAGTGGTCGACCGACTCGTTACGGTTTTTCTGGTCCCACAGTCATAGTTGGCTACTTGAGTTTGGCTATGCCATGTTTTTGGTTAGTCGCGTTCGATACAAATAGGCCTATTTACAGCGGACACAAGTTTAAGGATTTcttgaaacatttacaactgagaaaatgtcacaatcataaaataaattctaataataatataatgaattggatgtgttcccttaataaaaaattaagggaacacataatcatcacagtttaacaccaagtcaattaaacttcagagatatcagtctgtccagctAGGACGAATTAAGCGATAGTGAATCactgtcacatgtttttgtgcaaatgaaagtaacaacaggtgcactggaagCAACagcaaaacacccccaaaaagggaatggttttgcaggtggtggccacagacacttgttctctccttatccttcctgactgattcttctctagttttgctagtgtccttgtcactactggtagcatgaggtagTAACTGCAACCCCATTCAGGATGCACAGGCAGTCTAGCTCCTCccggatggcacatccatacatgccatcataagaaggtttgctgtgtctcccattacagaaaacaccagaatatattcaggtctgccattggcagttctcttcacagatgagagcaggttcacactgagcacatgtgacagatgtgaaagagtctggagacgctgccTGCTACTTCATCCATCATGACCGTTTTTGCAGTGGGTCATTGATGGTCTGGGAAGGCGTATCCTTGAAGGGTCACACAGATCTCCACGTACTATCcaaccctgactgctgttaggtaccgggatgaaatcctcagacccattgtcagaccttatgctggtgcagtgggccctgggttcctcctggtgcagaaAAAtacccggcctcatgtggccagagtttGTAGGCATTTCCTTGATGACGAAGGAATTGATGCCATTGAATGGCCCTCATGTTACCAAGACCAGAATCCAATTAAGatcctctgggacgttatgtttCGGCATCTGATGCTGCCAaatagcaccacagactgtccaggtgctcactgatgccctgatccaggtctgggaggagatcccccaggacaccatctgccgtctcatcaggagcatgcccagacatggtcgggagtgcatactggcacctgggggccatacacactactgagtcacattatgagttgccgtgatgaaattcacgcaattTGGAGCAccttgtgatttcaattgttactttgattttcgatgtgcgtttgaatccagccctcaaccggttggtgattttggtttccattgaccgtcgttacgtcattttgttctcaacaaattacacaatgcacagtaaagattttgatctttaatattttTCCTTCATCGAGAACTGATGGGATTTAagtgttctttttattttttaaatattatataatcaaataattgCCTTTTTACCAATGCATTTCATTGGAATGTCTGGTTTGTCAGAATATACCTACACCAAACCAAGCTCAGTTTCAGAACACCAACCTCAGTTACACTACACTAAATGATAAtacatattaatataatattgtatttattcagAAGACCTACACATACAAATAAGATTTCAATATGCACAGAGAAGTTGTTACTGGCTGTAACAGGTGTGATTTAAATTGAAACACTTAGATTTGAATAGAGACATGTTGATCAATGATCGCCTCTAAAAGCGCAAATCAATTAGATTAACAGGGGTACTTGGGAAAGCACTTCTGTTTGGGCCATTACTTAGATGGCCGCACCAATGTTTGGGCTTTCTGTCAGTGATCGATCTTATGTACACATCTtaatctgagagagagagacatcccACTGAGTGCATCCAAGAAGATCAAATGGATGAGAGCAGAGTGAGGAGTAGAAAAAAGAGAATCAGAAAGAAACAGATAGGAAAAGCTCATTTTATGCACCTATGAACATGTGAAATTGTGGTATATTCAAATGTGTTCAAGACTCCGAGTCATCACACAGGCTGTAACAAATTTACATTCagaatgtctgtatgtttgtgaggTGAGTGCATGTCATATTTGCTGAGCACTGCCTTTCCTAGCATGGCTAATAAGTGATATGGGAAATATTTTATGACCTAAAATAGGTCATCGTCCCACAACTGATGGTTATGTGGCAGGAATTACATAATTGACTGACCACCGAAGCAGTGGAGCCAAAGCCAAGAAGTCTGGATTGATGCAATGCAATTATGGCCAAAAGATGAGCTACAGCTGTAAAATCTCAAAGGTCAAACTTTATTAAAGGAAATAGACCCCTTCTACTACTGACTTTCAAGCACACATGCAGTCATCTCTCAAATGTTAGGATAGAAGAGAATCTGAAATGCAGTCACATGCCATGAAGTCATTTCCAGTCACTTCATTTCAAACCATTGTTATTTAGTTCTACATGACTGACGAAAAAATTTAATCATTGTATCAAAATCAATGTTTACTGTTACTGATCAAAATACATTCCCAAGTCCCCAATGGATTGTGGTCTTAATGCAGGAGATTTTAGAAATCCACATCGCAACTACCTTCCCCCGATGGaactagaaaaacaaatgttttctggcATGTCCAGCTATTTCAGAAGCCTCAGTCGAAAACACTGAGTCCTTATTTTGCCTCCAGACTCCCCAATGGGGACACAGCCTAATAAACCCAGCATACGCTGTTCCAGTCCCTTACATAGAAGGCCAATTAAACTGTGGGTTACAATGGAACACCTGGAGAAGATCCGCAAGCAGTAATAGACAAACTGAACTACTTAACATACTGGCCTAAAAGTTAAGATGATTTACGTTCCTCCTTGTGTCTAGTAAATTCTCAAGTAACACTGACATAAAAGGTGGCCTCTCCATCCTGGATGCTTGAGGCATGGGTGTCCCCATTAATGCTGACACTGCTTCTGACAGAGACACTGCCGATGAATGCATTCATCTTTTGGGCATACAAGTCCCCGGCATTAAAGAATGTTAGACTGGGTTCGAGGGTCTTAACATCGTCCTTGTCACATTGGTCGGCCTCGTTATAGCTCTGATGGGCATCCATGGCCTTCTGCCTCTGGTAGTACATGGAGAACTTATTGAAGATGATGGTGATGGGGAGGGCCACCACCAGTAGACCGCAGATGATGCACAGGGTGGCTACCATCTTCCCCACCACCGTCACTGGGCAGGTGTCACCGTAGCCCACGGTCGTCATGCTGATTGTGGCCCACCACCAGCCCACAGGGATGGTTGTTATGTCCGACTCCGCCGACTCCTTCTCCACAAAGTAGATGAGTGCGGAGAAGATCGAGATGCCCACTGAGAGAAAGAGCATCAGGAGGCCCACCTCGTGGTAACTGTGCTTCAGCGTGGCACCCAGCGAGCGCAGCCCAACGGAGTGACGCGCCAGCTTGAGGATGCGGAAGATGCGCATGAGTCTCAGGATCTGCACCACCTTGCCCACGTTCTCGAGCTCCTCGTTGTCCCCGTCCACCGTCTCGAAGGCCAGCGTGGCATAGAAGGGCACCACCGACACCAAGTCAATTATGTTAAGGGCATTGCTCAGGAACCTCCGGGCGCACGGTGCCACAGCCAGGCGCACAAGGAACTCCACGGAGAAGCAGACGACGCACACAGCCTCGAACATGGCTAGCACCGGGTCTTCAATCTCCTTGTCATTGAGATCCAACTGTTGGAACTCCGGCATGCTGTGGACGCACATGGCCACAATGGAGGTCAAAACCACGGCCAGGGAGGCAACGGCGATCACCTTGGCCAGAAACGAGTAGCCTGGGTTCTCCAGACGTAGCCAGATGTTCTTGCGGACCTCTGAGCACCAGGTACCCTCAAACCTCTCCAGGTCCTTCTCCATAGTTGAGAGCTCCTCCATGGAGGAGTCAATGCTACCCAGCTGCTGTTGCTGCTCGTAGCTCCTCTGGTCCCAGTCGTTGTCCTCTGCATATTCCTTCTGTTCCTGATACTTGTTGCTGCAGCAGGAGTCCAGGTCGAGCTCCTTGATGCCCCAGTACTCAATCTCTTGGCTGAAGGAGAAGACGCACAGCTCTTCCATCAGGTGGATCTTGCCTGTGTGGTAGAAGTTGAGGACATAGCGGAAAAATCTTGGGTTTCTGTCAAAGTAATACTCCTTGTTGGTGGGGCTAAAGTCGTCACAGATCTCCAAGATGGCCTCCTCGGAGGCACAGCCCAAGAGGCGCCCCAGACGGGTCCCGGGGAAACGTTGCAGGACGCTGCGCTCCATGCGCTGCTTGAAGCCGCCCACATTTAGGTTGAGGAAGCTGTCATCAGGGCCACGCCTGTGAAGGATCTGACCGTATAGCATGGTGGAGTGGTGGCATGGGTGAAGCCTTGAGGGAGTGGAATGAGCTCACTGCTCAGCGCTGGCTCAGGTCACTTCCCGGCTGAGGATCACTCGCCTACACAAGGAAACAAGATACAGACATCAGGGACTGTTACAAACCACATTTGTGTACAACATCGGCTGAATATTGTGAGAttacaaataacaaaatgaatTTTAGAAGAGGGACTACAGAACCGTTTGAGACATTGGTCCTGAAACTCATAGAACCAAGTTTGTATTATGTATTACACGTAATTGTATTCCATATAACACAATAGTACTCCTTAGCATTGCTAGTTCTTACATTATATAAATATGATACCTTATTTGTTCAATAGTTTTGGGCTCATTGAAAACCAAACTGAGAAATTAGGTTAGctatgaaaatattaatattatgaaCAACAGGATTTTGACTAGAATCAGTGTGTGTTCATATTGTGTTCATGTCACAATCACTGCTTTATAAATCCACTATATccaaattaaatacattctCACATtccctcttaatttttttcatttattttatctgAAGACATAATTGACCCATTTCCCCCTATTGTctacagagtaaataaatagtTCAGTCCAAACCATTTGTAAATCAATATATTTAGATAGATAGATTACTTACACCATTTCAGATAATTATAAAGTGTTCTGCCAAGCGCAATTGAATTTAATCACGCAAAATATTACGAAAGTTGTAGACCAAACCTCCCGCCAAATAAACTAAACTCAACATGAAAACTATACCTGCCTTTTCACGCATCTTCTTGCAATATCCATTTAGGAAAACTTATTCTGCTGAAAGGCTCGTCAACTCGAGCTCGTTCTCCTTACATGTCCCATCACAGTGTTTTAGTCGGGATGCTCCCAGCGGTTTGAAGAAGAGCTGTAAGTGATTCGAGCGCAGCATCAATGCGTCACTCACTGGTCCATTTGCCACTGCCGTGCGCATTCGCAGTTCCTCACACACTCTCCACTCCGCGTGCGTTCTGTGTCCCCTGAGCCAGACGCACGCGGCAAATACTCTGAGTGAATGTGAAAGTTATTGGAAAGCGACATCTAAGTGACTGATCTCACATTTCAAAGCTATTCCGTGTAATTTAAGCCTGAAACTTGACATGCAAAACAACCCTGACAACAAAGCATGGGCTTGCCTGCTGACATTGTTAATTGCCAGCCTTGCCATTTACAGTCTGACAAGGTTACTTGGGGGACTACGAATTCACTGCAAAGATGcataaacaataaaatagtATGGCAATATGAAATGAACATGGTTTATGTATGCacacattcattttttaaaaatagtttCAATGGTAGTTCatgcatccatccatcttctttttACAACATGCCTTATCATAACAGTATGAATGTATTGCTggatatgtaaatgtatattctgTTCATGGGTAGTTGTGCATGCTTTCCACAATCTACTGCTggatatgtaaatgtatattctgTTCATGAGTAGTTGTGCATGCTTTCCACAATCTACCGACAGCAAGGCCAGATGACTGGGAAATGAGACtggtcattttagtttttctaaGACTTGAGTCTCTTCTGGAGTTGAGCCCTGTATTActgcaataa
This window contains:
- the kcns3a gene encoding potassium voltage-gated channel subfamily S member 3a; protein product: MLYGQILHRRGPDDSFLNLNVGGFKQRMERSVLQRFPGTRLGRLLGCASEEAILEICDDFSPTNKEYYFDRNPRFFRYVLNFYHTGKIHLMEELCVFSFSQEIEYWGIKELDLDSCCSNKYQEQKEYAEDNDWDQRSYEQQQQLGSIDSSMEELSTMEKDLERFEGTWCSEVRKNIWLRLENPGYSFLAKVIAVASLAVVLTSIVAMCVHSMPEFQQLDLNDKEIEDPVLAMFEAVCVVCFSVEFLVRLAVAPCARRFLSNALNIIDLVSVVPFYATLAFETVDGDNEELENVGKVVQILRLMRIFRILKLARHSVGLRSLGATLKHSYHEVGLLMLFLSVGISIFSALIYFVEKESAESDITTIPVGWWWATISMTTVGYGDTCPVTVVGKMVATLCIICGLLVVALPITIIFNKFSMYYQRQKAMDAHQSYNEADQCDKDDVKTLEPSLTFFNAGDLYAQKMNAFIGSVSVRSSVSINGDTHASSIQDGEATFYVSVT